The following are encoded in a window of Brettanomyces bruxellensis chromosome 9, complete sequence genomic DNA:
- a CDS encoding uncharacterized protein (BUSCO:EOG092634B5): MFAYKGRLVRAASIQVRLLSRHVSSYNAAIEAGNKLVNPTPKKTAQHDPFALVSEEMKSLIKSIGALIGSGHPTLNRVASYYFESRGKNVRPLIVLLISKSLAEIPKSERTRITVDTRDINDQKEYRGISSAMSFAGADPEHSITPLKILYGLNPNIILNPLSKSFSQSEKIKSMDAENGILPRQRRLAEITEIIHTSSLLHDDVIDIADSRRGRPSANIAFTNKMSILAGDFLLARASVALSRLRNNEVTELMSTAIANLVEGEFMQLKNTVFQPNVDQITNDGESKQIPAPTGRVPLKVPEYSLKQPQVTFSHDENVKAAFEYYIHKTYLKTASLMSKSARSAAVLSGCNDEMIDHCYNFGRNLGLCFQIVDDMLDYTTNEDVLGKPAGADLKLGLATAPVLYAWQMKPEIGPLIARKFNSPGDVELARSAVVESDGVQKTRKLAEKFRDAALAHLRCLPESDARSALEFLTNSVVTRKK; the protein is encoded by the coding sequence ATGTTTGCTTATAAAGGAAGGCTCGTTAGGGCTGCCTCTATTCAGGTAAGACTTTTAAGCCGTCATGTTTCCTCATATAACGCAGCAATTGAAGCTGGAAATAAGCTTGTGAATCCAACGCCGAAGAAAACAGCTCAGCATGATCCATTTGCACTTGTCTCAGAAGAGATGAAGTCCTTGATTAAGAGTATAGGTGCTCTTATTGGCTCGGGACATCCAACACTTAATAGAGTCGCatcttattattttgaGTCCAGAGGCAAAAATGTCAGACCGTTGATCGTACTCTTGATATCCAAATCTCTTGCAGAAATTCCAAAAAGTGAGAGAACTAGAATTACCGTCGATACTCGAGACATTAACGaccaaaaagaatataGGGGCATTTCTAGCGCTATGTCGTTTGCTGGAGCAGATCCAGAGCACTCAATTACACCATTGAAAATTCTATATGGCCTCAATCCAAATATCATTTTGAATCCTCTTAGCAAATCGTTCAGTcagagtgaaaaaattaagagCATGGATGCCGAAAATGGTATTCTCCCCAGACAACGGAGACTGGCCGAAATAACGGAGATCATTCACACATCTTCCTTGCTACATGATGATGTTATTGATATTGCCGACTCTAGAAGAGGACGGCCAAGTGCAAATATTGCATTCACCAACAAGATGTCCATTTTGGCCGGTGACTTCTTGCTTGCGAGAGCATCTGTTGCACTTTCACGTTTGAGAAATAACGAGGTTACAGAATTAATGTCCACGGCAATTGCTAATTTGGTCGAAGGTGAATTCATGCAGTTAAAGAATACCGTATTTCAGCCAAACGTGGATCAGATCACCAATGACGGGGAAAGCAAGCAAATTCCAGCCCCAACTGGTCGTGTTCCGCTGAAAGTTCCTGAGTATTCATTGAAGCAGCCCCAGGTTACGTTTTCTCATGATGAAAACGTGAAAGCCGCCTTTGAATATTACATTCATAAGACATATCTTAAAACGGCATCATTGATGTCAAAATCTGCTCGTTCAGCGGCAGTTTTGTCCGGGTGTAACGATGAAATGATAGATCATTGTTATAACTTTGGTAGAAATTTGGGACTATGCTTCCAGATTGTTGATGACATGCTTGATTATACGACAAATGAGGATGTATTAGGTAAACCCGCTGGAGCTGATCTCAAGTTGGGATTGGCTACTGCTCCTGTCCTCTATGCATGGCAGATGAAACCCGAAATAGGACCTTTAATTGCCCGTAAGTTCAATTCTCCTGGAGATGTAGAGCTTGCAAGATCTGCTGTTGTTGAATCAGACGGTGTTCAAAAGACAAGGAAGTTGGCGGAAAAGTTTAGAGATGCAGCCTTAGCTCACTTGAGGTGTTTACCTGAATCAGATGCAAGAAGTGCTTTGGAATTTTTAACCAACTCTGTTGTTACtagaaagaaataa